One window of Synergistaceae bacterium genomic DNA carries:
- a CDS encoding chromate transporter — MLLLELFWSFVKIGFTSFGGLSMIPLISAEMISHGWMTAHEVSDIVAIAEMTPGPLGLNCATFAGMRAAGILGAFVANMGALSPTYTLCAVAAVFFDRFRDSKRLGEIMTGVRPACVGMVAGVVVDLVLVNYAEAGNIHLPSVILGAVDLILLLKFHVSIPKVLMLSAVAGVIMFGVIGL, encoded by the coding sequence ATGCTGCTGCTTGAATTATTCTGGAGCTTTGTGAAAATCGGCTTTACGAGTTTCGGCGGTCTGTCAATGATTCCGTTAATCTCGGCTGAAATGATCTCTCACGGATGGATGACGGCTCATGAAGTCTCAGACATTGTAGCGATTGCGGAGATGACTCCCGGCCCGCTCGGCCTGAACTGCGCGACGTTCGCGGGGATGAGGGCGGCGGGGATTCTGGGTGCGTTCGTGGCGAACATGGGAGCATTGAGTCCGACATACACACTTTGCGCGGTTGCGGCGGTGTTCTTTGACCGTTTCCGGGACAGCAAGAGGCTCGGCGAGATTATGACGGGGGTGCGTCCTGCGTGCGTGGGAATGGTAGCGGGAGTTGTTGTTGATTTGGTGCTGGTGAATTACGCGGAGGCCGGGAATATTCATTTGCCTTCTGTGATATTGGGAGCTGTAGATTTGATTCTCCTGCTGAAATTTCATGTCTCAATCCCGAAAGTGTTAATGCTGAGTGCGGTTGCGGGTGTGATAATGTTCGGTGTGATTGGGCTGTGA
- a CDS encoding chromate transporter, whose product MLIKLYMQFLKFGAFTFGGGWSIVAQMKEIYVNREKVITDEELLDITSIGRSLPGTMIGNIAMFFGHRMAGFLGGLACMFGMITVPMIILILITSFYTAFQNNLWVASAMRGIRTAVAPVILSALMGMIKSAFKFPPCYVIALAMFGLYFFLRMSPVWLVVIGAVLGLIMCEWYERRSHNAAA is encoded by the coding sequence ATGCTGATAAAACTTTACATGCAGTTTCTGAAATTCGGGGCGTTCACATTCGGCGGAGGATGGAGCATAGTAGCGCAGATGAAAGAAATTTACGTGAACCGGGAAAAAGTCATCACGGACGAGGAATTACTAGACATAACTAGCATAGGCAGGAGTCTTCCCGGCACAATGATAGGAAATATCGCAATGTTTTTCGGCCACAGAATGGCGGGATTCTTAGGCGGTCTCGCGTGCATGTTCGGAATGATTACGGTGCCGATGATAATATTGATACTGATTACGAGCTTTTACACGGCGTTTCAGAATAATTTGTGGGTAGCGTCGGCCATGAGGGGAATACGTACAGCCGTAGCACCTGTAATACTCTCTGCGTTAATGGGAATGATAAAGAGCGCGTTCAAGTTTCCGCCGTGCTATGTGATTGCGCTTGCGATGTTCGGGCTGTATTTCTTCCTGAGAATGAGTCCCGTGTGGCTTGTGGTAATCGGGGCGGTGTTAGGGCTGATTATGTGCGAATGGTACGAGAGGAGGAGTCATAATGCTGCTGCTTGA
- a CDS encoding iron-containing alcohol dehydrogenase, whose translation MHNFMWHNPTEIIFGKDTVKELAPRLKADGVKGVLLVFGGKGTFKSGAYAQATDMLNGAGISFSEVNDVKSNPLIGKVREGVERVKAGGIDAILAVGGGSVFDTAKAIAAGACYSGDVWDFFTKKAKITKAVPLYGILTASASSSEANNIAVVSNPESELKTSITSPAIFPKVSVIDPSFQTTLPEKQTVYGGVDIIAHILERVLDGDEESELIDEQGYALIRTMMRVIPDLIENPKDYDLRAEYAMAGMMAHNGFLSMGRETRGDFSSHRLGHSLSALFGAAHGATLAVVMPAWARYLYEDNPVPFARLGEGVFDIFDGTDEEKALEAIESLEEFFRDINAPTTLRELGIKEDDIERIAENASRGESFGVLSTLEPEDVLEIYKLAY comes from the coding sequence ATGCATAATTTCATGTGGCACAATCCCACGGAGATAATTTTCGGAAAAGATACAGTGAAGGAACTCGCGCCCAGGCTCAAAGCTGACGGCGTTAAAGGGGTTCTTCTTGTGTTCGGCGGAAAAGGAACGTTCAAGAGCGGGGCATATGCTCAGGCAACAGACATGCTTAACGGCGCGGGAATATCATTCTCAGAAGTCAATGATGTGAAATCGAATCCCCTTATCGGCAAAGTACGCGAGGGAGTCGAACGTGTGAAAGCAGGCGGGATTGACGCAATTTTAGCGGTTGGAGGCGGGAGCGTTTTCGACACAGCAAAAGCTATAGCGGCGGGTGCTTGCTATTCGGGCGATGTCTGGGACTTCTTCACAAAGAAAGCGAAAATCACGAAAGCCGTACCCCTCTACGGAATATTAACCGCGTCAGCCTCATCAAGCGAAGCCAACAACATCGCAGTAGTCAGCAACCCGGAGTCAGAACTCAAGACATCAATCACAAGCCCTGCTATTTTCCCGAAAGTCTCAGTGATTGACCCGTCATTTCAGACTACATTGCCGGAGAAGCAGACGGTTTACGGCGGAGTCGACATAATCGCGCACATTCTCGAAAGAGTGCTTGACGGCGACGAGGAAAGCGAGCTTATTGACGAGCAGGGGTACGCCCTAATCCGCACAATGATGAGAGTGATACCCGACCTGATCGAGAACCCGAAAGATTACGACCTCAGAGCAGAATACGCGATGGCCGGGATGATGGCGCACAACGGATTTCTGTCGATGGGTCGCGAAACACGCGGCGATTTCTCGTCCCACAGGCTGGGGCATTCCCTGAGCGCGTTATTCGGGGCGGCTCACGGCGCGACTCTTGCGGTGGTAATGCCGGCGTGGGCAAGGTATTTGTATGAGGATAACCCTGTTCCTTTCGCGAGGCTTGGAGAAGGTGTGTTTGACATTTTTGACGGGACGGACGAGGAAAAAGCACTTGAGGCAATCGAGTCGCTTGAGGAATTTTTCCGGGACATCAACGCGCCCACGACACTGCGCGAACTCGGCATTAAGGAAGATGACATAGAGAGAATCGCGGAGAACGCTTCACGCGGGGAATCATTCGGCGTTCTCTCGACGCTTGAGCCGGAAGACGTGCTAGAGATCTACAAGCTGGCCTACTAG
- the rsmG gene encoding 16S rRNA (guanine(527)-N(7))-methyltransferase RsmG: MNPQRSTLYRYAELLASCTRARLTGTRGTDEIFALQVEDCLPSLEFLPEKGHVIDVGSGGGLPGIVWAVYRPDLRVTLLDSVKKKCEAVKEIIDELEIHNAEFVCERSEDYAKNHREIFDMAGARALSSAGVTAELLSPLVKIGGKILTFKGEKVNDEISAVNKKWHILGLSEPSAKFYGGDDSSRCILTWQKVKKCPAMFPRRVGLAGTKFFWE, from the coding sequence ATGAACCCGCAAAGATCCACACTGTATAGATACGCCGAGTTACTCGCGTCATGCACACGCGCAAGGCTCACAGGCACAAGGGGAACTGATGAGATATTCGCGCTTCAGGTTGAAGACTGCCTGCCCTCGCTCGAATTTCTGCCGGAAAAAGGACATGTCATTGACGTAGGCAGCGGAGGAGGACTCCCCGGAATCGTGTGGGCTGTTTATCGTCCCGATTTGCGCGTAACACTTCTCGACAGCGTGAAGAAAAAATGCGAGGCCGTGAAGGAAATTATTGACGAGTTAGAGATTCATAACGCTGAATTTGTCTGTGAAAGAAGCGAGGATTACGCGAAAAATCACCGTGAAATTTTCGACATGGCCGGGGCGCGTGCTTTATCGTCAGCGGGAGTTACGGCGGAATTATTGTCGCCCCTCGTGAAAATCGGCGGGAAGATTCTCACGTTCAAAGGCGAAAAAGTGAATGACGAAATTTCTGCGGTCAACAAAAAATGGCACATTCTCGGACTGTCTGAGCCGTCAGCAAAATTTTACGGCGGTGATGACTCATCGAGATGTATATTGACGTGGCAGAAGGTGAAGAAATGCCCGGCCATGTTCCCGCGCCGTGTGGGTTTAGCAGGGACAAAATTTTTCTGGGAGTGA